From one Mytilus edulis chromosome 1, xbMytEdul2.2, whole genome shotgun sequence genomic stretch:
- the LOC139506348 gene encoding cysteine-rich secretory protein 2-like, whose product MTDYSSLDYVPSKHFKKSIYIIGIFLLITSQNEAALNPNEINKILTTHNLYRRLFANGAYNVFVADMKKLEWSFELQERSNRMLQCDRLNALSRSPDISINIGSSLRRNYSHIIRSWFFEIRTFLPKFKTCLILNDCKRFLTLMNSKQRKVGCSAITCPINNTKTFVFMCQYEGGQDIMRPYKLGQPCSKCRGEETFCERGLCVSCSSQNQNCDCRKSCVKPGLGFGNLNSTTCTCNCEYGMGPNCDEPCQNPEQYLDYDICGSVTPENCLSDDQDERDMLAEFCPEQCVCNKAPE is encoded by the exons ATGACTGATTACAGTTCCTTGGATTATGTACCAagcaaacattttaaaaagtctatCTATATCATAG GAATTTTTCTTCTGATCACATCACAAAATGAAGCAGCTCTAAATCCAAAtgagataaataaaattttaacgaCACACAATTTATACAGACGCTTGTTTGCCAATGGAGCATACAATGTGTTTGTAGCAGACATgaaaaaattg GAATGGAGTTTTGAGTTACAGGAAAGGTCGAACAGAATGTTACAATGTGATAGACTAAACGCACTCTCGAGATCTCctgatatttcaataaatattggATCTTCACTGCGAAGAAATTATTCACATATAATTCGGTCATGGTTCTTTGAAATACGGACTTTCCTGCCGAAATTTAAAACTTGTTTGATTTTGAACGACTGTAAGCGGTTTTTGACG CTTATGAATTCAAAGCAAAGAAAAGTGGGTTGCAGTGCTATCACGTGTCCTATAAATAACactaaaacatttgttttcatgtGTCAGTATGAAGGCGG GCAGGATATTATGAGGCCGTATAAATTAGGTCAACCCTGTTCAAAGTGTAGAGGAGAGGAAACCTTTTGCGAACGTGGACTATGTG TTTCTTGCAGTTCACAAAATCAGAATTGTG ATTGTAGGAAATCGTGTGTCAAACCTGGTCTTGGCTTTGGAAATCTGAACAGTACAACGTGTACATGCAACTGTGAATATGGAATGGGCCCAAACTGTGATG aGCCTTGCCAGAACCCAGAACAGTACTTAGATTATGATATATGTGGGTCTGTTACCCCAGAAAACTGCTTATCAGATGATCAAGATGAACGAGATATGCTGGCTGAATTCTGTCCAGAACAGTGTGTGTGTA ACAAAGCACCGGAATAG